In Perca fluviatilis chromosome 14, GENO_Pfluv_1.0, whole genome shotgun sequence, a genomic segment contains:
- the cxcl19 gene encoding C-X-C motif chemokine 19, which translates to MKLCILLMFVTLPVLVYGMPPISRDYNTHCRCLQVESRIIPPDNLRSIKLVPEGPHCPDIEVIAGLVNGEKVCLNPRSSWVKKLIHFVLEKQLHQNGGEALPKNRG; encoded by the exons ATGAAGCTCTGCATCCTGCTTATGTTTGTGACCCTGCCCGTCCTTGTTTACG GAATGCCACCAATCAGTAGagactacaacacacactgccGGTGCCTTCAGGTGGAGTCGAGGATCATCCCTCCAGACAATCTGAGGAGCATCAAGCTCGTCCCTGAAGGGCCCCACTGCCCGGATATAGAAGTCAT AGCTGGACTGGTGAATGGGGAGAAAGTGTGCCTGAACCCTCGGTCCTCCTGGGTGAAGAAGCTTATTCACTTTGTTCTTGAGAAACAACTGCATCAGAATGGAGGAGAAGCACTTCCCAAGAATCGAGGATAA